AATCATATGTAGCCTTAGCTTCAGGGAATATGTCTAAGATGAACATCTCAGTTTTGATCCAGAATCCTATGAATGACAAGTAGATGCCCTGCATAcatgtgtgttagaagtcccacattggctagagatagagcataaatagcctttataagggtagtgcaaaccttaactcttgagctagcttttgggttgagtataggcccccTAATTTctgatatggtatcagagcctatcctagatccatttgttgtttgttgtggagacctcccattattgggccacccgttgttgttgatcccacgttccaggttgttcagtcctggacgtgagggggtgtgttagaagtcccacattggctagagatagagcataaatagactttataagggtagtgcaaaccttaactcttaagctagcttttgggttgagtataggcccccTAATTTCTGATAATGTGGACAATCACTAAGGCAATGGAGGATGTCGTCATCATCGTGCGAGCATCTAGAGAAACTTGGCGAAGAAGTGTGGTTACCCTGTAAGCGGTGATTATTAACTTGAAGCATATTATGCATGAGCAACCACATGAACACTTAAATCTTTTCCGGTGCCTTGatttttcaaattcatttcCAGGATTTTGCAGACCAAGTAGCAATATTGTTATCATTCAACCATTTATAAGCTGAAGCGGTCAGCAAAATCCTTGTAGTGCTTGGATTCCAAATTTACAATTCATTGAACCTATCATCAATAGAGAGAGGAAAAAAAAGCAACGCTTCCTTAAAAACCTGGAGCAAGTCCGTGTATATCAGTATCCGATATATGAAAACAAGTTATATCTCTAATTTCTCTTTGCTCTATTGCTAATGGGTGTGAACTCATCATTTTGCatacttattattatgctacTTATTTACTAAATAACAAATCAACAAAGTCAAATCTACTTATTTtgccttttcaaaaaaaaatctacttaTTATACAACTCATCATTATCATGGACATTAAAAGTTGGTTGAACTCAAACAATTACAATGACATTGACGCCATTCAATACACCACAGGTAGTTCAATTTCATGGGCAGAAGGGTTTTTCCATTTCGGGATTAAGGACCACCACAGGGTCTGCTTTCATGATAGTCTTACTGTTTCGCAATTTATGAATCATGATTTTGTTTTAGGAAAATTAATTCTAACCTAAAAGCAGTAGTAGCGCCCAAAACTCACTAATTTGACAATTTTAGAAGCTATGCCGCGTCCGCATAGACAAACATGAGTAGGGAACAAACAAACTAGAAAATCAGCAACCAATCCATACTCCTCTAAAAGGTATGAGCGATTTTAACATTTCATTGCTATTGAGGAATTCACTACTACACAAACAAAATTGCCAATACTCAATACAATCGTCACATCGCAATTCAATAAACACGCGCCTTATTAATTTGTGAGGGAAAATGACTTCGGAAAAATTAGTAGAGTGTGAACATATCATTCTTGAACTAGTGAGCAAAATTGTAGATTTAACACATTACAACATGCGCATGCTAACATGTATCCTAACATACCCACATTGCTAGCCATTTGCAGTGAATGTGAAATTAACATCTCTCTAGAAAAATAGTCACATCACTAGTTAATAGATGAATATTAACTGGGAGTGAAACCAAATTTACAGCTCCaaacattttcctataaaacTCTCAACTTTGTTCTGAGGCCTTCATTCTAATTGCAATTGCATTGCATGTGTCACCACTCACTTCCAAGTGTGAGAGGTTTATTCTCTGTGTATGGTGTAATGGATTTTGTCCTTTTCTTTGTTACTTCCAACACCATCCCTATAGTAGAGCTCCAATTGAAAGTTGAATCCTCCTTCTGTTTGATAAAAGTACTCTGTCATTGATCAAGAAGAATGAAGAATTTTGCAGCAAAGGTTGAGGAAGGAAGAGAAGGTACAAATGGCAAGCCATCCGTAGGTCCGGTATATCGCAACCTCCTCTCCAAAAACAATTTTCCTCCACCTGATCCTGAACTAAATAATGCTTGGGATATTAGCACACAATAGCTAATACTATAACGGGATGGAGTTAATTGAATGCAATATGATGGTAAATACAAGTTTATTTTTTGATTCATGAAAGATAATTTGGAAACTTGGATTAACTCTTTCTTTTGACGATTGCAGTGTGGCTGTTAAAAAATATCCTCAAAACCGTATGCTGGGATGGCGTGAATATGTTGATGGAAAGGTATGTTATGGCAATTCATTTTATTGTGTGTGCATGTCAACTAGACAAGGAAATTAATTTTTGTTCATGGTATATAGTTTGGACCATATGTTTGGAAAACATATAAGGAAGTCTATGATGAAGTTCTGCATATCGGTTCTGCTTTACGAGCATGTGGTGCTGAACCTGTAAGTTCTTGCAAAGGGACATGTTTTGTCATTTTTAAGTACAGTACACTGAAATTATTTAAAGGAAaacttcttagttcttaatgTCTTTGTTGGTGTGATCCTATCATAGGGCTCTCGAATTGGAGTTTATGGATCAAACTGCCCTCAGTGGATTATGGCAATGGAGGTTTACCAATTCTGTGTTCTTGAAGTTTTCACCATTGTTCCTTACATGATCCAATCATAATTCATAAATATGTTTATATTGATGTTGGCTTGTTGCGCGCACAGCTTGGTTTGTGTGCCTCTCAATGGTATCCCTGGTAAGTTTTTTCAACAAACAAACAGACCTGTTTTCTCTATCTTTCTGCAATTAGAAGCTGTGACTAAAATTTATCCTACTAACCAAGTGCCACTTTTTGGATTGTGTTCATTTTATTTCTCTTAGTACCCACGGTGTTTTTTTATATTCTGATTTTGTGTGAATTTGTTATAGTAGTTATCGATTCTAAATAAAGTAACATTAGGATTTTTAAGGCATTTTTTGGCTGGTTCTTGCTTGTTTGTGTTTCAGTTTCagtcataaataaataaataatcttaTTTACCAGAAACTGGTATGTTTTTCATTTACTTATTCATATTCTAGATTATTCTTCATATATTGTTGATTTGAAGCATTTCAAACGCCAATTGCAGGGGCTGGTGCTGTAAATTTTATCATCGATCACGCAGAAGTAGATTTTGTGTTTGTCCAGGATAAGAAGGTTATTCAAGTAAGAACCACTTTCTTGATATGAATCATTTTAAGCTCCAGATGAATTCATATATCAGATATTCAGAAGTAAAAAGAGGTTCTGATTGTACATATAATGTTTTCAGCTTTTGGATCCTGATTGTAAATCTGTCCAACGACTGAAAGGTAAAATTATGGCTACTGGCGCTAGTTGAGCTTTGCTGTGATGCAACTTAACAGAAAACTTTGAACTGAGTTTGGCTTTGGCTACAGCTATTGTGTGCTTCGCTTCACCAacagatgaagagaaagataaggcAAACAACATGGGGATTAAGCTATATTCATGGAAAGAGTTCTTGTACATGGTTAGTCAGCAACGAAATTTTCAACATACTACACATGTCTAATACAGAAAGAACTACTCTTTTCCATAATAGTATAGACATATATATGCACCAGTAGGTTTGTTCACTTTCTGcaccatttttttaaaagtgGCTGTTGAAACTTGTATGTATTAATGCTTTTATGTACTTATGTACTAACATTTTCAGAAACCTTTTTAAGAATATATCCTAACAGTTTACTATTTTGCAGGGACAAGAAAAACCATCAACCATTTCACCACCTCAGGCTTATAATATCTGCACAATAATGTATACAAGTGGAACCACTGGAACCCCAAAGGGTGTTGTTTTGACGCATGAAAACATTACATCTTTTGTAAGGGGAGTGGATCTTTTCTTGGAACAATTTGAAGAAAAGGTAAATCTGGTCATCTGGTGCTGGAACCACTGGAAGTTGTTGTGATACCATTTTTCCTTCACTCCATAAGTATGAATCAACTACTAAAGAAATTTCTAGACCAAAATTGATGTGTGGAATTCTTCTAATACCAACCCCAAATTGTGTAATTTGTTGTGTTAAACTTAATAATATGGATGGATCAACTTTACCCTAGGTTGTTTGTATGAAAAAATACTCATGGCTCTCATGGtgtttagagaatagagatatACTTTTTCTGACATGTGTACCTTACTTTGCATAGATGACTGTAGAGGATGTGTACTTATCCTTCCTCCCATTGGCTCAAATCCTTGAGCGAACAATTGAGGAGTACTTTTTCCATAAAGGTGCATCTGTTGGCTACTACCATGGGGTATGTTCATGCCGAAATATTTTGTTGATTTTGATTTGCTTGATTATTTTATATGAGTGGAAAAGACAAGGAGATAGATGCTAACAGTAGGGTCATATAAGTTGTTCAGTTTTCCATTGTCTCATacaatgtgtgtgtgtgtgtgtgagagagagagagagagagagagaggcagACCAGTAGACAATGTATAAAGAAAAATGCTAGCAATACACTCTTGTGCACATTTTGTAAGattggtttattttttaaaaagataaTACAGTTGCCTTTTATATTGATCACTAAGTACAGTCTTCAGGAATATATTTCTCCATATGATTTTTCATTTGTATGTGAAATCAGAATTGAATAATTTACCTAGGTGAGAAGTAATTCATTACTAAATCTTATAAATTTCCGGAATCTCTAACATGAAGGATACAACTGCATTGGGGGATGATTTGATGGAATTGAAGCCAACATTGTTTGCTGGGGTCCCTCGAGTCTTTGAAAAGATCTATGAAGGCAAGTTCACGCACTCAcggaaaatttatttatttatatcagTTCAGTATAAAACTTATTCAAGATCATCTATTTCAGGTATCAAGAAAGCAGTGGAAGAACTCAATCCATGGAGGAGAACAGTTTTTGGGTTGCTCTACAAATAGTAAGTTGGTATTCTATAACTGTATAATTTTGAATAAAATTTGGTATAGGTATAATTTCGTTTATGTGgtgtttttttaaattacatCTATATTTTGATACAGTAAacttggttggatgaacaaaGGATATAAACAGTGTAATTCATCACCGTTAGCAGATCTATTAGCCTTCAGAAAGGTTATACTTGGATCTCCTCTTTACTAAAAATACTATTATCTCACCTGCTATTCTTCTACAAAAGGCCAACTTCCCAATGCTTGCCATTTATCTATATAAAAACTCGACATACTTCTTATGTGGTGAACTTTCTCTAAAACTCCACTCTTCTCCTTCCCCCTCGTCTTGGGAATCAGGTAAAAACTCGGCTAGGTGGGCGTATTAGACTAATAATAACTGGAAGTGCACCGTTGAACCCTAAGGTAGAAGAATTTTTGCGTGTTACTTCTTGTG
This is a stretch of genomic DNA from Lotus japonicus ecotype B-129 chromosome 1, LjGifu_v1.2. It encodes these proteins:
- the LOC130731023 gene encoding long chain acyl-CoA synthetase 1-like → MLGWREYVDGKFGPYVWKTYKEVYDEVLHIGSALRACGAEPGSRIGVYGSNCPQWIMAMEACCAHSLVCVPLNGIPGAGAVNFIIDHAEVDFVFVQDKKVIQLLDPDCKSVQRLKAIVCFASPTDEEKDKANNMGIKLYSWKEFLYMGQEKPSTISPPQAYNICTIMYTSGTTGTPKGVVLTHENITSFVRGVDLFLEQFEEKMTVEDVYLSFLPLAQILERTIEEYFFHKGASVGYYHGDTTALGDDLMELKPTLFAGVPRVFEKIYEGIKKAVEELNPWRRTVFGLLYKYKLGWMNKGYKQCNSSPLADLLAFRKVKTRLGGRIRLIITGSAPLNPKVEEFLRVTSCAFVCQGYGLTETCGATTLAFPDEMCMLGTVGSVSVCNELQLEEVPEMGYNPLGSPPSGEICLRGKTVFTGYYKDPELTRKAIRDGWFHTGDIGEMQPNGVVKIIDRKKNLIKLSQGVYVALEHLENVYGITTIVEDIWVYGNSFKSSLVAVVVPNEEITKKWAYSNGHMASFTQLCSLDQLKKQVLFELKLTAERNKLKGFEHIKGVILEPHPFDMERDLVTASMKKRRNTLLKYYQVDIDEIYRSLGEDKYKI